Proteins encoded in a region of the Hyphomicrobiales bacterium genome:
- a CDS encoding P-loop NTPase fold protein, with translation MDNYLTVPEMEIELYGKGFEGVCQLGREKDGEKLSELVEKLSTPTVIALDAPWGAGKTVFLKCWSGAHKSENNGTAEIIYFDAFKDDFLDDPLIGLISAISERLKDNEDKEKIWEKAKAAALKVMPSIARVALAAATSGVSEVIGPTLTGATNATAEEIKKLSDQFWEQEDDRKAAMTSFRSALEELAKEQKLVIIVDELDRCRPDYALDMLEVMKHFFKVEGIHFILGVNLKQLANSVRARYGEAVEGERYLQKFISITMPLVPPIRQHYGSAHIPIQHFRQVSGQLGLTKSWKFGRLEDYLGFVDHHLGLSLRDVEKIATLAMITPDNIVNSKMGRALQASLLIIKVLAPETLEKARLGQMTRDDLLAIFQLQNPPEQDAADEEKVLFDVWSLIVHPHDQKMTPGQSDQVNDYFRGEKPREYLRDLIAKSLDVFQLPMKTSTAS, from the coding sequence ATGGATAATTACTTAACTGTACCCGAGATGGAAATAGAACTCTATGGGAAGGGCTTTGAAGGCGTTTGCCAACTAGGTCGAGAAAAAGATGGAGAGAAATTATCTGAACTCGTAGAAAAGCTTAGTACACCAACAGTTATAGCGCTCGATGCGCCATGGGGCGCTGGAAAAACAGTTTTTCTTAAGTGCTGGTCTGGCGCCCATAAATCAGAAAACAACGGAACTGCTGAAATCATATATTTCGATGCTTTTAAAGATGATTTTCTAGATGACCCATTGATAGGTTTGATCAGTGCAATTTCTGAACGCTTGAAAGACAATGAAGATAAAGAGAAAATATGGGAGAAGGCTAAAGCCGCCGCTTTGAAAGTAATGCCGTCGATCGCAAGAGTTGCGCTCGCAGCAGCAACATCAGGCGTAAGTGAAGTTATAGGGCCAACACTGACTGGTGCAACGAACGCTACTGCAGAAGAAATTAAAAAACTATCTGATCAATTTTGGGAACAGGAAGATGATCGGAAAGCTGCCATGACATCTTTTCGAAGCGCATTGGAAGAATTAGCAAAGGAGCAGAAACTTGTAATCATTGTCGATGAGCTAGATCGCTGTCGCCCCGATTATGCGCTTGATATGCTGGAAGTCATGAAACACTTCTTTAAGGTAGAGGGGATCCATTTCATTCTAGGAGTTAACTTAAAACAGCTCGCGAATAGTGTGAGAGCAAGATATGGAGAAGCGGTTGAAGGCGAGCGCTATCTTCAGAAGTTTATAAGCATAACAATGCCACTGGTTCCGCCCATAAGACAACACTACGGCTCAGCTCATATCCCTATACAACATTTTCGCCAAGTATCAGGGCAACTCGGTCTAACCAAGTCATGGAAATTTGGACGTCTAGAGGACTATCTTGGTTTTGTAGATCACCATTTAGGCCTTAGTCTTAGGGATGTTGAAAAAATAGCCACATTAGCCATGATCACACCAGACAATATTGTAAATTCCAAGATGGGTCGCGCTCTTCAAGCTAGCTTGTTAATCATTAAAGTGCTGGCGCCAGAGACTTTAGAAAAAGCGCGTTTGGGGCAGATGACAAGGGACGATTTATTGGCCATTTTTCAGCTTCAAAACCCACCAGAACAAGATGCTGCCGATGAAGAAAAAGTATTATTTGATGTTTGGAGCTTAATAGTTCACCCGCATGATCAAAAGATGACACCTGGTCAAAGCGATCAGGTGAATGATTACTTTCGCGGCGAAAAGCCACGCGAATATTTACGCGATCTCATCGCTAAAAGCTTAGACGTCTTTCAGTTACCAATGAAAACTAGTACCGCATCATAA
- the rpsG gene encoding 30S ribosomal protein S7 has translation MSRRHRAEKREVIPDPKFGDIVITKFMNSVMRDGKKSIAERIVYGALDQMEEKTKSDPVQMFHDALANVMPQVEVRSRRVGGATYQVPVEVRTERRQALAIRWMLSAARGRNERTMVERLSGELLDAANGRGSAVKKREDTHRMAEANRAFSHYRW, from the coding sequence ATGTCACGTCGCCATAGAGCAGAAAAACGCGAAGTCATTCCGGATCCAAAATTCGGTGATATCGTGATTACAAAATTCATGAATTCCGTCATGCGCGATGGTAAAAAGTCGATTGCTGAACGCATCGTCTATGGTGCGCTTGACCAGATGGAAGAAAAAACAAAGTCTGACCCAGTTCAGATGTTCCATGACGCTTTAGCAAACGTCATGCCGCAGGTTGAGGTTCGTTCACGCCGTGTTGGTGGTGCTACTTATCAGGTTCCTGTTGAAGTTCGTACAGAGCGTCGTCAGGCTCTTGCTATCCGCTGGATGCTTTCAGCTGCTCGTGGTCGCAATGAGCGCACGATGGTTGAGCGTTTGTCGGGTGAGCTTCTTGATGCTGCTAACGGTCGCGGATCGGCTGTTAAAAAACGCGAAGATACACACCGCATGGCTGAGGCCAACCGCGCATTCTCACATTACCGCTGGTAG
- the rpsL gene encoding 30S ribosomal protein S12, whose translation MPTINQLVRKPRKAPIKRNKVPAMEACPQKRGVCTRVYTTTPKKPNSALRKVAKIRLTNGFEVIGYIPGEGHNLQEHSVAMIRGGRVKDLPGVRYHIIRGVLDTQGVKDRRQRRSKYGAKRPK comes from the coding sequence ATGCCGACGATCAACCAGTTGGTCCGCAAACCGCGCAAAGCGCCGATAAAGCGTAACAAAGTTCCAGCGATGGAAGCATGTCCGCAAAAGCGCGGCGTGTGTACTCGCGTCTATACGACCACACCAAAGAAACCAAACTCAGCCCTTCGTAAAGTGGCAAAAATTCGCCTGACGAATGGTTTTGAAGTTATTGGTTATATCCCAGGTGAGGGTCACAATCTTCAAGAGCACTCAGTAGCAATGATCCGCGGCGGCCGCGTAAAAGATTTGCCTGGTGTTCGTTATCACATCATCCGCGGTGTCCTCGATACGCAGGGCGTTAAAGACCGTAGACAGCGTCGTTCGAAATACGGCGCTAAGCGTCCTAAGTAA